One window from the genome of Bdellovibrionales bacterium encodes:
- a CDS encoding peptidylprolyl isomerase, translating to MIAVFETNKGTFKVKLFADKAPKTVENFVGLAEGTKEWTDPKTGNKVKKPFYDGLKFHRVIPNFMIQGGDPLGTGTGGPGYRFEDEFPADAPKHTKPGILSMANAGPNTNGSQFFVTVAATPWLDGKHTVFGEVIEGMDVVDSISKAPTGAMDRPVEDIVIKHLKIEKK from the coding sequence ATGATCGCAGTATTCGAAACCAACAAAGGCACATTCAAAGTTAAACTTTTCGCTGATAAAGCTCCAAAAACAGTTGAGAACTTCGTGGGTCTTGCTGAAGGCACTAAAGAGTGGACGGATCCTAAAACTGGCAACAAAGTTAAAAAGCCATTCTATGATGGTTTGAAATTCCACCGCGTCATCCCTAACTTCATGATCCAAGGTGGTGACCCACTTGGAACTGGTACTGGCGGCCCAGGTTACCGTTTCGAAGATGAGTTTCCAGCGGATGCTCCTAAGCACACTAAACCAGGCATCCTTTCTATGGCGAATGCCGGACCTAACACAAACGGTTCTCAGTTCTTCGTGACTGTGGCTGCAACTCCTTGGTTGGATGGCAAACACACAGTGTTCGGTGAAGTGATCGAAGGTATGGATGTCGTTGATAGCATCTCTAAAGCTCCAACAGGCGCAATGGATCGCCCGGTTGAAGACATCGTGATCAAGCACTTGAAAATCGAAAAGAAATAA
- a CDS encoding glutamine-synthetase adenylyltransferase, with protein sequence MSSLKPVSSYSASEISGAEKFSSALSHYAQFSFSPDQSRHQQRTSTWMSAALGTILDTADSKTVCHTWSQFANDLLKDVFNECFGQSAVALFALGKLGSQELNLSSDVDLMIVAQEADAQHLKALRLFQKTLTERTPRGFLFRVDFDLRPGGRQGPLIPTLDQFVDYYGNYGETWERLAFVRLVGVAGDSGLISQVAAFAKKFTYRKHLDYTLLEDLKSMRAKIRQHYSPNSTDSVWDLKLGVGGIRDVELFVHAMQVIHGGKNPNLQVASTDHALTLLEETKILPAVDAQFLKKHYWQLRQLENFVQAQNDEQTHLLEKKTLLPSWGSAITANLEKDFNRCDQIVSTLLGKASDKLTTVTLQNTSSQEVWQEILQIEVLSRHKERDEQARLQFLNEFYETLEKQKGDTDKALQHLKEFIKSTRAKASFFTLLVRNKNLMDELAWLFGHSPYLSQILSSRPELIDSYVYRSQELQKDDLSILLEQLVEKRLLGELINGSHYLEDKNIEELQANVSATADEITTTLLEELKKEFPSKIEILCLGKWGGRELGFRSDLDFIFVTPEDPNETDGKIARRFINRLTETRKGGSIYAIDTRLKPSGKAGPFVISEQQLLDYLDHEAQPWERQAYLKAHWLNPQKENLQSKLRKKALTDADLQELEKVRQGLVRFAPDSIDLKYAEGGMLDIELFSQAEVLNKLIPIKGPSTMNFLSEIAGTQSLQRHYLRLRQMEQMLQLVSTEGGAKVQINHESFQQLAKALQATPQALENELSLLISENLQVLNRLDPRRRSKILNPSS encoded by the coding sequence TTGAGTAGTTTAAAACCTGTTTCTTCATATTCGGCCTCCGAGATTTCGGGGGCCGAAAAATTTTCGTCGGCTCTTTCTCACTACGCTCAGTTCAGTTTTTCTCCGGACCAAAGCCGTCATCAGCAGCGAACCTCCACTTGGATGTCCGCGGCCCTCGGTACTATCCTTGACACTGCTGATTCCAAAACCGTTTGCCATACTTGGAGTCAGTTCGCGAATGATCTTCTCAAAGACGTCTTTAATGAATGCTTCGGACAAAGTGCGGTCGCGCTCTTTGCTTTAGGTAAGTTGGGTTCACAAGAACTGAATTTAAGTTCGGATGTGGATTTGATGATCGTCGCGCAAGAAGCCGATGCTCAGCACTTAAAAGCTCTGCGCCTTTTTCAAAAAACTCTGACTGAAAGAACTCCCCGCGGATTTCTTTTTCGAGTTGATTTTGATCTTCGCCCCGGAGGTCGCCAAGGCCCGCTCATCCCGACTCTGGATCAGTTCGTGGATTATTACGGAAACTATGGCGAAACCTGGGAACGTCTTGCGTTTGTTCGCCTCGTCGGTGTTGCCGGTGACTCAGGATTGATTTCACAAGTTGCCGCTTTCGCGAAGAAGTTCACTTACCGTAAGCACCTTGATTATACGCTCTTAGAAGACCTAAAATCCATGCGGGCTAAAATCCGTCAGCACTATTCACCGAATTCGACGGATTCCGTTTGGGATCTGAAACTCGGCGTTGGTGGTATTCGTGATGTGGAACTTTTCGTCCATGCGATGCAAGTCATTCACGGCGGAAAGAATCCAAATCTCCAGGTCGCATCGACCGATCACGCACTGACATTGCTGGAGGAAACTAAAATCCTTCCGGCGGTAGATGCGCAGTTTTTAAAGAAACACTATTGGCAGCTCCGCCAGCTTGAAAACTTCGTTCAAGCACAGAATGATGAGCAAACTCACCTGCTTGAAAAGAAAACACTGCTGCCAAGCTGGGGCTCTGCGATCACTGCAAATCTTGAGAAGGATTTTAATCGCTGTGACCAGATCGTCAGTACTCTCTTGGGTAAAGCCTCCGACAAACTGACGACGGTGACTTTGCAGAACACGTCTTCCCAAGAAGTCTGGCAGGAGATTCTGCAAATCGAAGTTCTTTCTCGCCATAAAGAGCGCGATGAGCAAGCTCGTTTGCAATTCCTGAATGAGTTCTACGAAACTTTAGAGAAACAAAAAGGTGATACGGATAAAGCTCTTCAGCATTTGAAGGAGTTCATTAAATCCACCCGTGCTAAAGCCAGCTTCTTTACCCTACTGGTTCGCAATAAGAACTTGATGGATGAGCTTGCGTGGCTTTTCGGTCATTCGCCTTATTTATCGCAGATCCTGAGTTCTCGGCCGGAACTTATAGATAGCTATGTCTATCGTTCACAAGAACTGCAAAAGGATGATTTATCCATTTTGCTTGAGCAGCTTGTTGAAAAACGTCTGCTCGGTGAGCTTATTAATGGTTCTCACTATCTTGAAGACAAAAACATTGAGGAGCTACAAGCCAATGTCAGTGCCACGGCTGACGAAATCACCACCACGTTGTTGGAAGAACTCAAGAAGGAGTTCCCTTCAAAGATTGAGATTCTCTGCCTCGGAAAATGGGGCGGAAGAGAACTTGGCTTCCGCTCAGACCTTGATTTCATCTTTGTAACTCCGGAAGATCCTAACGAAACGGACGGTAAGATCGCTCGCCGTTTTATCAACCGCCTCACCGAAACTAGAAAAGGCGGCAGTATCTATGCAATTGATACCCGACTGAAGCCTTCAGGCAAAGCCGGGCCCTTTGTTATTTCAGAACAACAGCTTTTAGACTATCTCGATCATGAAGCTCAGCCCTGGGAACGCCAAGCTTACTTGAAGGCTCATTGGCTGAATCCCCAGAAAGAAAATCTGCAATCCAAATTGCGGAAAAAAGCCCTCACGGATGCGGACTTACAAGAACTCGAGAAAGTTCGCCAAGGTCTCGTGCGATTCGCACCGGACTCGATTGATTTGAAGTATGCTGAGGGTGGGATGCTGGATATTGAGCTCTTTTCGCAAGCCGAAGTGCTCAACAAATTGATCCCCATTAAGGGTCCAAGTACGATGAATTTTCTCTCTGAAATTGCTGGCACCCAGTCATTGCAGCGTCATTATCTACGCCTGCGTCAAATGGAACAAATGCTGCAACTTGTGTCGACCGAGGGCGGCGCAAAAGTACAAATAAATCATGAATCATTTCAGCAGCTTGCTAAGGCGCTCCAAGCAACTCCGCAGGCGCTTGAAAACGAACTAAGTTTACTAATCTCTGAGAATTTACAGGTACTTAATCGACTTGACCCCCGCAGACGGTCAAAGATACTAAATCCTAGCTCATAA
- a CDS encoding DUF2799 domain-containing protein, whose protein sequence is MRHFIAGFLVLLTVGCSNWALKERCEKTNWFNYSQQVAFEGKYLEEDGFVKACKKLDLTSAVQLDLGFKQGREKMCQYDEIYARAKEGVPVFFKFCDGLEMNQMKSLYQKGLLTYCTKEKGYTFGKAGKIYQNLCSPEQEKVFLPGFYQGRREYLTSYIAEQRASLDKIKALEAGYAQTERNLQSEYSTLPSNAQECHSQSVYNESSKQNEYKTVCEEAFYIRSRRSDLWSKMDDIRSRLSELRNDWRETDESIKKAQVSLNELP, encoded by the coding sequence ATGAGACATTTCATAGCTGGGTTTTTAGTTCTATTGACGGTGGGTTGTTCAAACTGGGCGTTGAAAGAGCGCTGTGAAAAAACCAACTGGTTTAATTACTCTCAACAAGTGGCTTTCGAAGGAAAGTATCTCGAAGAAGACGGCTTCGTGAAGGCCTGCAAAAAGCTCGATTTAACAAGTGCTGTGCAATTGGATCTAGGATTCAAACAGGGCCGCGAAAAAATGTGTCAGTATGACGAGATTTACGCCCGCGCTAAAGAAGGCGTTCCGGTGTTCTTTAAATTCTGTGATGGCCTTGAAATGAACCAGATGAAAAGTCTCTATCAAAAGGGTCTTCTGACATATTGTACGAAAGAAAAAGGATATACGTTTGGTAAAGCGGGAAAGATCTATCAAAATCTTTGCTCACCTGAGCAAGAAAAGGTCTTTTTGCCGGGTTTCTATCAAGGTCGCAGAGAATACTTAACTTCCTATATTGCGGAACAACGTGCGAGTCTCGATAAAATTAAGGCATTAGAAGCAGGCTACGCCCAGACCGAAAGAAATCTTCAGAGCGAGTATTCAACACTCCCTTCAAATGCTCAAGAGTGCCACTCACAGAGTGTTTACAATGAATCAAGCAAGCAGAACGAGTACAAGACTGTCTGCGAAGAAGCTTTTTACATTCGCAGCCGCCGCTCAGATCTTTGGTCAAAGATGGACGATATTCGCTCAAGACTCAGCGAACTTAGAAACGACTGGCGTGAAACCGACGAAAGCATCAAGAAAGCGCAAGTCTCGCTGAACGAGCTGCCATAA